GTGTCGCGCGTTTCGCGCGGCAGGTGCTTGAGGTTGGACCAGCGGGGCGGCAGGCCGGGCGGGGGCTGTCCAGGCGCGCCGGCAGAGCGGGCGCTGCCGGCGCGCGAGGCGCTTGCGGGGTGGAGAGGGCGAGCCGGGGTGTCCATCTGGCCGGGCTCGTTCAGGCGTGCAGCGCCAGCCGCTCGAGGCAGCGGCGCCGGTGTGCTTCGCCGTGGTCCGGCGCGATTTCCTGGCCCGCCAGGCGCAAGCCGTAGGCCAGCCCGCGACGGTCGGCATCGATGATCCAGGCCGCCAGCCGCGACAGGCGCTGCTCGATGCCGGGGCCGCCGGCCAGCTGCAGATCGAGCCACAGTTCCTGGCGCGCGGCGGCGGAGGTATCGCGGCTCACCATCTCGTCGTTCTTGGCCACCTTTTTCCAGACCACCAGCTTCAGCGGGTCGCCGCGGCGGTAGGCGCGCACGCCCTCGGTCTCGCCGCCCTGGCCACCGCGGGTGCGCACCGGCCCGCCCGGCATCGGCTGCGCGGTGGGCAGCGGCGGCGCCTGTGGCTCAGGCGCCGGGTAGGCGAGCAGCTCGGCCGCCGGCCGCCAGACCGCCCAGACCCGGAAGATGCCGAGCGGAAAACGCGTCTCGGCCGTCAGCGGCGGCACCCGGTGCAGGCCCCGGCGCTGCGGCTGCACGCTGACGTGGGCGATGGCCTGGGATTGCGGCGGCACGTCGGTCCAGCTCCAGCCGGGCTCGGCCACCC
This genomic stretch from Eleftheria terrae harbors:
- a CDS encoding DUF58 domain-containing protein produces the protein MASPSLPSRPAAARRGPGAWLRGRFDAWLHGRLRLSDTLLLTQRNVYILPTRPGLMFALTLLVLLLASINYRLNLGYLLTFLLAGAGIAGMYVTHGALRGLTLHLKQPSPVFCGEAATLEITLTSADTRARYGIGLRPWRSEPGVAEPGWSWTDVPPQSQAIAHVSVQPQRRGLHRVPPLTAETRFPLGIFRVWAVWRPAAELLAYPAPEPQAPPLPTAQPMPGGPVRTRGGQGGETEGVRAYRRGDPLKLVVWKKVAKNDEMVSRDTSAAARQELWLDLQLAGGPGIEQRLSRLAAWIIDADRRGLAYGLRLAGQEIAPDHGEAHRRRCLERLALHA